In Carya illinoinensis cultivar Pawnee chromosome 16, C.illinoinensisPawnee_v1, whole genome shotgun sequence, a single window of DNA contains:
- the LOC122298387 gene encoding zinc finger protein VAR3, chloroplastic, whose protein sequence is MSASKFLHFGTSLFLRTPTPPSRLLFPKSLRFLRFSSSAAVDPLTDGTTVTTSSPHHQPHPWPEWITFVDRLKTKGYFVELPPEAKQEAGSDVGPGDAKSLYIDMNLVKDACLSFARDRYDVFKSLSTKDIQMVVEGGCPNLFRKSVNSAKRLRAFVRLDEGDVCSTCILRGSCDRAYVILKEDEAAARTVDIVRILLFYALDPLVISGGEKPPGRDIIESSARKLFSELIDLSEASPDPVLPRPAVKGMKQKEESVKFMDDKLSQDVEMMKGDWMCPKCNFMNFSRNIRCLKCQEDGPRGVAAGDVEMKKGDWTCPECNFMNFSRNIRCLKCKAEGPKRVSAGEVEMKKGDWNCPLCEFMNFASNRKCLRCREPRPKRQLNPGEWECPSCDFLNYRRNTVCLKCNCERPREQATSEYEEQLWRRPY, encoded by the exons ATGTCAGCCTCCAAATTCTTACACTTCGGCACCTCACTCTTCCTCCGTACCCCTACACCTCCCTCCCGACTTCTCTTCCCCAAATCCTTACGTTTCCTCCGCTTCAGTTCCTCCGCCGCCGTCGACCCTCTTACTGACGGTACAACAGTAACGACATCTTCCCCTCACCATCAACCCCACCCGTGGCCCGAATGGATCACCTTCGTCGACCGCTTGAAGACCAAAGGTTACTTTGTCGAGCTCCCTCCCGAGGCCAAACAGGAGGCCGGGTCTGACGTTGGTCCCGGTGATGCGAAGAGCCTTTACATCGACATGAATCTCGTCAAGGACGCTTGCCTCAGCTTTGCGCGTGACCGCTACGATGTCTTCAA ATCATTATCAACCAAGGATATTCAAATGGTTGTTGAGGGTGGTTGCCCTAATCTATTTCGGAAATCTGTTAATTCAGCAAAACGATTGAGAGCCTTTGTGCGTTTGGATGAAGGCGAT GTATGTAGTACTTGCATTCTACGAGGATCCTGTGATAGGGCTTATGTGATTTTAAAGGAAGATGAAGCAGCTGCCCGTACTGTGGATATAGTGCGTATACTGTTGTTCTATGCACTAGATCCCCTTGTTATTTCAGGAGGAGAGAAACCGCCTGGTAGAGATATAATTGAATCATCTGCAAGGAAACTGTTCTCTGAGTTGATTGATCTGAGTGAAGCATCCCCTGATCCAGTACTTCCAAGGCCTGCTGTCAAGGGGATGAAACAAAAGGAAGAGAGTGTAAAGTTCATGGATGATAAACTGTCTCAAGATGTTGAGATGATGAAAGGGGATTGGATGTGTCCTAA ATGCAATTTTATGAACTTCTCTAGAAATATCCGATGCCTAAAATGCCAGGAAGATGGCCCTAGAGGAGTTGCTGCAGGTGATGTTGAAATGAAAAAGGGGGACTGGACTTGTCCTGA ATGCAATTTCATGAATTTTTCTAGAAATATACGTTGCCTGAAGTGCAAAGCAGAGGGGCCAAAGAGGGTTAGTGCAGGGGAGGTGGAAATGAAAAAAGGAGATTGGAACTGCCCGCT GTGTGAGTTCATGAACTTTGCTAGTAATAGGAAGTGTTTGCGCTGCCGAGAGCCACGGCCTAAAAGACAGCTAAATCCTGGAGAATGGGAATGCCCCTc ATGTGACTTTTTGAATTATAGAAGGAACACAGTATGCCTGAAGTGTAACTGCGAACGCCCCAGAGAACAAGCAACTTCTGAGTATGAAGAGCAGTTATGGAGGCGGCCTTATTAG
- the LOC122298432 gene encoding ERAD-associated E3 ubiquitin-protein ligase component HRD3A-like, translating to MTRCAILKLLVPLILLSLFLLSFTVQPYTIVLTGKEFKQSSTDDFPGWDEFGDSDSPHKSEDDLDPGSWQPLFEPASPSHASGSSNTSTALEALYFSGVSKMVSVASSGDTRLMEEAAAEIENSASGGHAHARSVLGFLHGMGLMKQRNKAKSVMYHHFAAEGGNMQSQMALAYSYARQEMYEKAVELYAKLADVAVKSFLVSKYPPVIEAVRIHIGAEENKEVLMRSRGEDAEEVQILEFQAQKGNAEAMYAIGMLYYLGLRGLRPDHAKAVSWFLKAVEKGEPRSMEVLGEIYARGVGVERNYTEALKWLTHASRQQIHSAYNGIGYLYVKGYGVGNKNYTKARECFKKAASKNDSSAHYNLGVMYLKGIGVKKNFSTAFKYFMQAADADQPKAFYLLAKMLHAGVGLKKNLQEATRLYKVVAELGPWTSLSRWALESYLKGDVGKAFLLYARMAELGYEVAQSNAAWILEKYGKRSMCMGESKFCTDAERHRLANYLWWQAFEQGNEHAAMSIGDAYYYGQGIEGDYHRAATAYMLAKEKSNAQAMFNLGYMYERGQGLPIDLHLAKRYYDQALQTDPNAKLPVTIALASLWIRMNYANSFLVHLIDSLPGVYPKIKAWVENVLLEKENATILTLFACLLAVLYLRERNRRHAVAATAQLAVRQSE from the exons ATGACGCGTTGCGCAATCCTGAAGCTCTTAGTCCCTCtcatccttctctctctctttcttctctctttcaccGTCCAACCATACACCATCGTTCTCACTGGGAAAGAATTCAAGCAGTCCTCTACCGACGACTTCCCCGGCTGGGACGAGTTCGGCGACTCCGACTCACCCCACAAGTCCGAGGACGACCTTGACCCCGGCTCCTGGCAACCACTCTTTGAGCCGGCCTCCCCCTCTCATGCCTCTGGCTCATCCAATACGAGTACGGCTCTAGAAGCGCTGTACTTCTCCGGTGTCTCCAAGATGGTCTCCGTAGCGAGCTCCGGAGACACTCGGTTAATGGAAGAGGCGGCAGCGGAGATTGAAAACTCGGCGAGTGGGGGCCACGCTCACGCAAGGTCCGTGCTTGGGTTCCTGCACGGGATGGGATTGATGAAGCAGAGGAACAAGGCCAAGTCTGTTATGTACCATCACTTTGCTGCCGAGGGGGGCAATATGCAGTCCCAGATGGCCCTCGCCTATTCCTACGCGCGTCAAGAG ATGTATGAGAAAGCAGTTGAACTTTACGCCAAGTTAGCAGACGTAGCTGTAAAAAGTTTCTTGGTTTCAAAATATCCACCTGTGATTGAAGCAGTCAGAATCCACATTGGGGCTGAGGAGAATAAGGAGGTCCTGATGAGGTCCAGAGGAGAGGATGCTGAGGAAGTCCAGATTCTGGAATTTCAGGCACAGAAGGGGAACGCTGAAGCCATGTACGCAATTGGCATGCTTTACTACTTGGGGCTTAGAGGATTGAGGCCTGATCATGCCAAGGCAGTGTCGTGGTTTTTGAAGGCTGTGGAGAAGGGGGAGCCAAGGTCAATGGAAGTTCTTGGAGAGATATATGCTCGGGGAGTTGGGGTTGAGAGGAACTACACGGAAGCGCTTAAATGGCTTACCCATGCTTCCAGACAGCAAATTCATTCGGCTTATAATGGGATAGGGTATTTGTATGTCAAAGGCTATGGTGTTGGCAACAAGAATTATACCAAG GCAAGAGAGTGCTTTAAGAAGGCTGCTAGTAAGAATGATTCCAGCGCCCACTATAACCTAGGAGTAATGTATCTAAAAGGGATTGgggtaaagaagaatttttcgaCTGCATTTAAGTATTTTATGCAGGCTGCTGATGCAGATCAACCGAAGGCATTCTACCTGCTGGCAAAGATGTTACATGCTGGTGTGGGGCTAAAGAAGAACCTTCAAGAG GCAACTAGATTATACAAAGTAGTTGCTGAACTTGGACCATGGACTTCCTTGTCTAGATGGGCACTCGAGTCGTACTTAAAAGGTGATGTGGGTAAGGCATTCCTCTTGTATGCAAGGATGGCTGAGCTGGGGTATGAGGTGGCACAAAGTAATGCTGCATGGATACTTGAAAAATATGGGAAACGTAGCATGTGCATGGGAGAGTCTAAGTTCTGCACAGATGCAGAAAGGCATCGACTTGCAAATTATTTGTGGTGGCAAGCTTTCGAGCAGGGTAATGAACATGCTGCGATGTCGATTGGGGATGCATATTATTATGGTCAG GGTATTGAGGGAGATTATCATCGTGCAGCAACAGCTTACATGCTTGCCAAAGAAAAATCTAATGCACAAGCCATGTTCAACCTTGGGTATATGTATGAGCGTGGCCAAGGACTTCCAATTGATCTCCATCTTGCCAAGCGTTACTATGATCAAGCACTACAGACTGATCCCAACGCAAAGTTGCCCGTAACAATTGCCCTTGCAAGCTTGTGGATTCGAATGAACTATGCAAATAGTTTCTTG GTCCATTTGATTGATTCGTTGCCTGGAGTCTATCCTAAAATAAAAGCATGGGTGGAGAATGTGCtcttggagaaagaaaatgcgACCATTCTGACTCTCTTTGCTTGTTTACTTGCTGTCCTTTATCTTCGTGAGAGGAATCGTCGGCATGCTGTTGCTGCCACTGCTCAGTTGGCTGTGCGACAATCCGAATGA
- the LOC122298958 gene encoding uncharacterized protein LOC122298958, whose product MVGASCKRHDELQAAQATHIAHMIAIDELESRKGANQIGTIKRAGDSRWEDYYPLDFSENEKINLRFQLKHFEVNVFSNPMFQDLRSIADLCQRLVETEKSKTYYLIDRLDFHEQVKLAIYKSNAKYKVHKSNAKYKVQANKVQEYNKLKERKIGPCEVLQKINDNAYRVCLSSHLKTSDVFNMKHLSPYFVDPDKATED is encoded by the exons ATGGTGGGCGCTTCATGTAAACGTCATGATGAATTGCAAGCTGCTCAGGCAACACATATTGCACATATGATAGCCATTGATGAACTTGAAAGTAGAAAAGGAGCTAACCAAATTGGCACTATCAAACGAGCTGGTGATTCTCgttggg AAGATTATTATCCTCTTGATTTTTCTGAGAATGAGAAAATCAATTTAAGGTTTCAATTGAAGCATTTTGAAGTTAATGTGTTTAGCAATCCAATGTTTCAAGATTTGAGATCCATTGCAGATTTATGTCAAAGATTGGTAGAGACAGAGAAATCAAAGACATACTATCTTATTGATAGATTG GACTTCCATGAGCAAGTGAAGTTGGCCATCTATAAGAGTAATGCCAAGTACAAGGTTCATAAGAGTAATGCCAAGTACAAGGTTCAGGCTAACAAAGTACAAG AATATAATAAGCTTAAGGAGAGGAAGATTGGACCCTGTGAGGTTCTTCAGAAGATCAATGACAACGCATACAGGGTGTGCCTCTCAAGCCATTTGAAGACCTCTGATGTATTCAATATGAAACATTTGAGTCCTTATTTTGTGGATCCCGATAAAGCTACTGAGGACTAG